From Alienimonas californiensis, a single genomic window includes:
- a CDS encoding DUF1559 domain-containing protein, with product MSLHDRRERARPGFTLIELLVVIAIIAILVSLLLPAVQQAREAARRSQCLNNLKQLGLALHNYESTYQRFPPGGWDSYNSFSQQAQLLPYLDAEPLSKSISFEDPLMDPALPAYATKLNEPQREAAGTVVATFLCPSDGEPPLFTDEEGDVWAATNYFLNVGSGVGKNYYESNPDTDGLFWRGSHTGFRSARDGTTQTLVATETLLGRRGERTTELLDAQRQMARPSIGGAPGGPTGEALYAAAGSATSFDGGRAVSWIRGLGYNVYVDGYLTPNNDVPDVAHHGSGLIGARSAHPGSVNVLLLDGSARGVSEGVRQETWRALFSRNGGEVIDEF from the coding sequence ATGTCGCTTCACGACCGCCGGGAGAGAGCCCGCCCCGGCTTCACCCTCATCGAATTATTGGTGGTAATTGCCATCATTGCGATCCTCGTCTCCCTGCTGCTCCCCGCGGTGCAGCAGGCCCGCGAAGCCGCCCGCCGCAGTCAGTGTTTAAATAACCTCAAGCAACTCGGGCTGGCCCTGCACAATTACGAGAGCACGTACCAGCGGTTCCCGCCGGGCGGCTGGGACTCCTACAACAGCTTTTCGCAGCAGGCCCAGCTTCTGCCGTACCTCGACGCGGAGCCGCTCTCGAAGTCGATTTCCTTCGAGGACCCGCTGATGGATCCGGCGCTGCCGGCGTACGCGACCAAGCTGAACGAACCGCAGCGGGAGGCGGCCGGGACCGTGGTCGCCACGTTCCTCTGCCCCAGCGACGGGGAGCCGCCGTTGTTCACCGACGAGGAGGGCGACGTCTGGGCCGCCACGAATTACTTCCTGAACGTGGGCTCCGGCGTCGGCAAGAATTATTACGAAAGCAATCCGGACACCGACGGCCTGTTCTGGCGGGGGTCGCACACCGGCTTCCGCTCCGCCCGGGACGGGACCACGCAGACGCTCGTGGCGACCGAGACGCTGCTCGGCCGCCGCGGCGAACGCACGACGGAACTGCTGGACGCCCAACGGCAGATGGCCCGCCCGAGCATCGGCGGGGCGCCGGGCGGCCCGACCGGCGAAGCCCTGTACGCCGCCGCCGGCTCGGCGACCTCCTTCGACGGCGGGCGGGCCGTCTCCTGGATCCGCGGGCTGGGCTACAACGTTTACGTCGACGGCTATCTCACGCCCAACAACGACGTCCCGGACGTCGCCCACCACGGGAGCGGTCTCATCGGCGCCCGCAGCGCCCACCCGGGGTCGGTCAACGTCCTGCTGCTGGACGGCAGCGCCCGGGGCGTGTCGGAGGGCGTCCGGCAGGAGACCTGGCGGGCCCTGTTCAGCCGCAACGGCGGCGAAGTGATCGACGAGTTCTGA
- a CDS encoding Fur family transcriptional regulator → MPKAARTDAPTVPPEEELRGRLRETGLRVTPARLALMKELAGAGVPLSHGEVVDRMRPPESSGRGRKKDADAEAPRRFDQSTLFRGLTDLSEAGLLAKLDLGDAVRRYEWLPAEGDAAVHPHHVCTACGRIVCLEGFALKLTPSKGTAREQVGTIGEVVLRGLCGDCEAAAA, encoded by the coding sequence GTGCCGAAAGCCGCTCGCACCGACGCCCCCACCGTCCCGCCCGAGGAGGAGTTGCGGGGGCGGTTACGGGAGACCGGCTTGCGGGTCACCCCCGCCCGGCTGGCGTTGATGAAGGAACTGGCCGGCGCCGGCGTGCCGCTGTCGCACGGCGAGGTCGTGGACCGGATGCGGCCCCCGGAATCGTCCGGCCGCGGCAGGAAGAAGGACGCGGACGCCGAGGCTCCCCGCCGGTTCGATCAGTCCACGCTGTTCCGCGGGCTGACGGACCTGTCGGAAGCCGGCCTGCTGGCCAAGCTGGACCTCGGGGACGCGGTCCGCCGCTACGAATGGCTGCCGGCCGAGGGCGACGCCGCCGTGCACCCGCACCACGTCTGCACCGCGTGCGGCCGGATCGTCTGTTTGGAAGGCTTCGCGCTGAAGCTCACGCCGTCCAAGGGGACGGCCCGGGAGCAGGTGGGGACGATCGGCGAAGTCGTGCTCCGCGGCCTGTGCGGCGACTGCGAAGCCGCCGCCGCCTGA